A region from the Pelobates fuscus isolate aPelFus1 chromosome 1, aPelFus1.pri, whole genome shotgun sequence genome encodes:
- the LOC134571773 gene encoding collagenase 3-like, with amino-acid sequence MALLTLSAAVLILSLNYCLAVPVSHSESNESDLTENDLRFAEKYLNALYSSSALPSGILRSKSPKSVQTKLKQMQSFFGLEVTGKLDEDTIEIMKQPRCGVPDIGEYNFFPRKLKWPRNNITYRIVNYTPDLTHADVDRVIKKALKVWSDVTPLNFTRLRTGTADIMISFGKKEHGDYYPFDGPNGLLAHAFPPGDKIGGDTHFDDDEFFTSDFKGYNLFMVAAHEFGHALGLDHSRDPGSLMYPVYSYTETNRFILPDDDVQGIQELYGAGNSDPNPKHPKTPEKCDPELALDAITELRGEKFIFKDRFFWRLHPQMVEAELVLIKSFWPELPNKIDAAYEYPQKDLIYIFKGKKFWALSGYDIVENYPRKIHELGFPKTLKSIDAAVHNSAIGKTFFFTEDKYWSFDDENMTLDKGYPKLIEDDFPGIGEKVDAAYQRNGYLYFFNGPLQFEFSIWSKKVTRVMKTNSILWC; translated from the exons atggcACTTCTGActttgtcagcagcagtgttgaTCTTGAGCCTGAATTATTGCTTAGCAGTTCCAGTATCTCATTCAGAATCGAACGAATCTGACCTGACGGAGAATGATCTGCGATTTGCTGAG AAATACCTGAACGCACTTTACAGCTCCTCTGCTCTCCCCAGTGGCATTCTCCGGAGCAAAAGCCCAAAAAGTGTGCAGACCAAACTCAAGCAGATGCAGTCTTTCTTCGGTTTGGAGGTGACGGGCAAACTAGACGAAGATACAATAGAGATTATGAAACAACCAAGATGCGGGGTCCCTGATATTGGGGAATACAATTTCTTTCCAAGGAAATTAAAATGGCCCAGGAACAATATCACCTACAG GATTGTGAACTACACGCCAGATTTAACTCATGCGGATGTGGATAGAGTGATCAAAAAAGCCCTTAAAGTGTGGAGTGATGTAACTCCTCTAAACTTCACCAGACTCCGTACAGGCACTGCCGACATCATGATTTCATTTGGGAAGAAAG AGCACGGTGACTATTATCCCTTTGATGGTCCAAATGGCTTGTTGGCACATGCCTTTCCTCCAGGAGATAAAATTGGAGGTGATACCCATTTTGACGATGATGAATTTTTCACAAGTGACTTCAAAG GTTACAATCTTTTCATGGTTGCTGCTCACGAGTTTGGCCACGCATTGGGACTAGATCACTCTAGAGACCCTGGATCACTGATGTACCCAGTGTACTCGTATACTGAAACAAATAGGTTTATTCTTCCCGATGACGATGTACAAGGAATTCAGGAATTGTATG GGGCAGGCAACAGTGATCCAAacccaaaacaccccaaaactccaGAAAAGTGTGACCCTGAACTAGCACTTGATGCTATAACAGAACTCAGAGGAGAAAAGTTCATCTTTAAAGACAG ATTCTTCTGGCGCCTCCATCCTCAGATGGTTGAAGCAGAGTTAGTGTTGATTAAATCGTTTTGGCCCGAACTACCCAATAAGATAGATGCCGCTTACGAATATCCACAGAAGgatctgatatatatatttaaag ggaaaaaattctgggctctaaGTGGATATGATATAGTAGAGAACTATCCAAGAAAAATACATGAACTTGGTTTCCCAAAAACCTTGAAATCCATTGATGCAGCTGTCCATAACAGTGCAATTGGCAAAACGTTCTTCTTTACTGAAGACAAGTATTGGAG TTTTGATGATGAAAATATGACTTTGGACAAAGGCTACCCTAAGCTTATTGAAGATGATTTTCCTGGAATTGGAGAAAAAGTAGACGCTGCTTATCAACGAAATG GTTACCTATACTTCTTTAACGGGCCTCTACAGTTTGAATTCAGTATATGGAGCAAAAAAGTGACTCGTGTGATGAAAACCAATTCCATCTTGTGGTGTTGA